One stretch of Zootoca vivipara chromosome 8, rZooViv1.1, whole genome shotgun sequence DNA includes these proteins:
- the LOC118089975 gene encoding leukocyte elastase inhibitor: MTTLVDAINKFALDLHKKIDGTSGNIFFSPMSIAAALGMVSLGARGDTAKQMEKVLHFNEVTGSGSSPGLAEKDTQCDRPGGPHIQFKALLAAINHHDKNFEVSIANRLYGEEKYTFLQQFLHCTKEMYHAELQKVDFEKKPEEARNQINTWVEKQTNGKIKDLMASGSIDATTVLVLANAIYFKGNWKSQFDKKLTKEAPFWINENQSKNVPMMYKEGEFNVAYIQNPALKVLELPYDKNEMSMFILLPDKKGGAHQVEKELTYAKFQEWTSSEIMQKAKMDIYMPKFKLEETYELNELLIDLGMTDVFTRGKADLSGMSGSKNLFVSKAIHKTYVEVNEEGTEAAAATGVGVSTTSMPIQFRADHPFIFIIIHKITRGILFWGRYGSP; the protein is encoded by the exons ATGACTACCCTTGTGGATGCAATCAACAAATTTGCCCTTGATTTACACAAGAAGATTGACGGCACTTCGGGGAACATCTTCTTCTCTCCCATGAGCATCGCAGCCGCTTTGGGCATGGTCTCTCTTGGAGCCAGGGGAGACACCGCTAAGCAGATGGAGAAG GTCCTTCACTTCAATGAGGTCACTGGATCTGGAAGCTCTCCAGGCTTGGCTGAAAAA GATACACAGTGTGACAGACCAGGAGGACCACACATCCAATTCAAAGCACTCTTAGCAGCTATCAACCATCATGACAAAAATTTCGAAGTGAGCATTGCCAATAGGCTTTATGGAGAAGAGAAATACACATTTCTACAG CAATTCTTACATTGCACAAAGGAGATGTACCATGCTGAGTTGCAAAAAGTGGACTTTGAGAAAAAACCAGAGGAAGCTAGAAATCAGATTAACACTTGGGttgaaaagcaaacaaatg gtaaaatcaAGGACCTGATGGCCAGTGGATCTATTGACGCAACAACTGTTTTGGTCTTAGCGAATgctatatattttaaaggaaactgGAAGTCCCAATTTGATAAGAAACTCACCAAGGAAGCACCTTTCTGGATTAATGAG AACCAGAGCAAAAATGTGCCAATGATGTATAAGGAAGGTGAATTCAATGTGGCCTATATACAAAATCCAGCACTGAAAGTACTTGAGCTTCCCTATGATAAGAATGAGATGAGTATGTTCATTCTACTGCCAGACAAGAAAGGAGGTGCACACCAG GTTGAAAAGGAACTCACCTATGCAAAATTTCAAGAATGGACAAGTTCGGAAATCATGCAAAAGGCAAAAATGGACATTTACATGCCGAAGTTCAAGCTGGAAGAAACTTATGAGCTCAACGAACTTTTAATAGATTTAGGGATGACAGATGTGTTTACACGAGGAAAGGCTGATTTATCTGGCATGTCAGGAAGCAAAAACCTGTTTGTGTCCAAGGCCATTCACAAAACTTATGTTGAGGTGAATGAAGAAGGTACGGAGGCAGCAGCTGCCACTGGGGTGGGAGTTTCTACCACAAGCATGCCGATTCAATTCAGAGCTGATCACCCGTTCATTTTCATCATAATACACAAAATAACCCGGGGCATCCTATTTTGGGGCAGATATGGTTCACCTTAA
- the LOC118090135 gene encoding serpin B3-like → MTTLPEANAKFAVDFFHRVAQELTDNNVLLSPVNLISALGLSAYASGNEQAAEVEKDVPCYECETPEGIHTAFSKILATLNEPSTNYTLSFANKLYGNKDIAFIQKFIFCALKLYLTEVDGVDLHNAPEEVRRLVNLWVEIRTHGKIKEVSPKDSFDCLAQLLLVNALYFKGQWEVNFDKELTEEAPFYPHHADEKDCHTVQLMHRKGVYNAGTIAVCDVQVQVLEIPYKDNELSLFVLLPVDCSAEALQQLEGGLSHEHLLNLSCELKPIEVEVALPKFSSEKRLEVDLVNRKSGDFSGATTTESVVLTQFIHNALFEVDEEGGDAAEAVHCPKDRRPRWEPVVVLANHPFLFYVLHKCTQSILVLGRFAKPQ, encoded by the exons ATGACCACCCTGCCTGAAGCAAATGCTAAATTTGCTGTTGACTTTTTCCACCGTGTGGCCCAAGAGCTCACAGACAACAATGTCCTGCTGTCCCCTGTGAACCTCATCTCGGCTCTGGGCCTGAGTGCATATGCATCTGGAAATGAACAGGCAGCTGAGGTCGAGAAG GATGTTCCCTGCTATGAGTGtgagacacctgaaggcatccaTACGGCATTCAGCAAAATCCTTGCAACTCTTAATGAGCCCAGCACCAACTATACCCTGAGCTTTGCCAACAAGCTCTATGGAAACAAGGACATTGCCTTCATCCAG AAATTCATATTCTGTGCTCTGAAACTGTACCTGACTGAAGTGGATGGAGTTGATTTGCACAATGCCCCCGAGGAAGTGAGGAGACTCGTCAACCTTTGGGTTGAAATCCGCACACATG GTAAAATCAAGGAAGTTTCCCCCAAAGACAGCTTTGACTGCCTGGCTCAGCTCCTGTTGGTGAATGCTCTCTACTTCAAAGGACAATGGGAAGTGAATTTTGACAAAGAGCTCACAGAAGAAGCCCCCTTTTACCCTCATCATGCAGATGAG aaGGATTGTCACACCGTGCAGCTGATGCACAGGAAGGGTGTCTACAACGCAGGGACAATTGCTGTATGTGATGTTCAAGTCCAGGTTCTTGAGATCCCCTACAAGGACAATGAACTGAGCTTGTTTGTATTGCTCCCAGTAGACTGCAGTGCGGAGGCTCTTCAACAG CTGGAAGGTGGACTAAGCCATGAGCATCTGCTTAACTTATCCTGTGAACTGAAGCCCATAGAGGTGGAAGTGGCTCTTCCCAAGTTCAGCTCAGAGAAGAGACTTGAAGTCGACTTGGTTAATCGAAAAAGCGGGGATTTCTCTGGAGCAACCACAACAGAAAGCGTGGTTCTGACTCAGTTTATCCACAATGCTCTATTTGAGGTTGATGAGGAGGGCGGTGACGCAGCAGAGGCAGTCCATTGCCCCAAGGATAGGCGTCCACGTTGGGAACCTGTGGTGGTTTTGGCTAACCATCCTTTCCTCTTTTATGTCCTTCACAAATGCACCCAAAGCATACTTGTTCTCGGCAGATTTGCTAAACCACAATAA
- the LOC118090134 gene encoding leukocyte elastase inhibitor-like: MTTLPEANAKFAVDFFKVLTTEHPCNNLLFSPVNLTSGLGLLAYGSGCEQAPQIEKDVPCYECEKPEGIHTAFSKILATLNEPSTNYTLSFANKLYGNKDIAFIQKFVFCALKLYLTEVDGVDFHNAPEEVRRLINLWVEIRTHGKIKDLLPKDSFDCLVQLLLVNALFFKGQWEVKFDKELTEEAPFYPHHADEKECHSVQLMHRKGVYNAGTIDLCNVQVQVLEIPYKDNELTFVLLLPVDCNAEALEQLEDGLSHEHLLDLSCHLKAIEVDVAIPKFSSEKSIEANEYLNLPDLSDHEKADFSGATTTEGVALTQLVHDAAIEIDEEGGEEPEAVPCTKDRRPRREPVEFLADHPFLYFIRHNCTQSIIALGRFAKPE, from the exons ATGACCACCCTGCCTGAAGCCAATGCTAAATTCGCTGTCGACTTTTTCAAAGTGTTGACCACTGAACACCCATGCAACAACCTCTTGTTCTCCCCTGTGAACCTCACCTCAGGCCTGGGCCTACTCGCTTATGGATCTGGTTGTGAACAAGCACCTCAGATCGAGAAG GATGTTCCCTGCTATGAGTGTGAGAAGCCTGAAGGAATCCATACGGCATTCAGCAAAATCCTTGCAACTCTTAATGAGCCCAGCACCAACTATACCCTGAGCTTTGCCAACAAGCTCTATGGAAACAAGGACATTGCCTTCATCCAG AAATTTGTTTTCTGTGCTCTGAAACTGTACTTGACTGAAGTGGATGGAGTTGATTTCCATAATGCCCCCGAGGAAGTAAGGAGACTCATCAACCTTTGGGTGGAAATCCGTACCCATG GTAAAATCAAGGACCTTCTCCCCAAGGACAGCTTTGACTGCCTGGTTCAGCTCCTGCTGGTGAATGCTCTCTTCTTCAAAGGACAATGGGAAGTGAAATTTGACAAAGAGCTCACAGAAGAAGCCCCCTTTTACCCTCATCATGCAGATGAG AAGGAATGCCACAGCGTGCAGCTGATGCACAGGAAGGGTGTCTACAATGCAGGGACAATTGACCTATGCAATGTTCAAGTCCAAGTTCTTGAGATCCCCTACAAGGACAATGAACTGACCTTCGTTCTACTGCTGCCGGTAGACTGCAATGCAGAAGCTCTTGAACAG CTGGAAGATGGACTTAGCCATGAGCATCTGCTTGACCTGTCCTGTCATCTGAAGGCCATCGAGGTGGATGTGGCCATTCCCAAGTTCAGCTCCGAGAAGAGCATTGAAGCCAACGAATACCTGAATCTGCCAGATCTGTCTGATCACGAAAAGGCCGATTTCTCTGGAGCAACCACAACAGAAGGCGTGGCTCTGACTCAGCTGGTCCATGATGCTGCTATCGAGATTGATGAGGAGGGTGGTGaagaaccagaggcagtcccttGCACCAAGGATAGGCGTCCACGTCGGGAACCTGTGGAATTTCTGGCTGACCATCCTTTCCTCTATTTCATCCGGCACAATTGCACCCAGAGCATCATTGCTCTTGGAAGATTTGCTAAGCCGGAATAA